The following coding sequences are from one Coleofasciculus sp. FACHB-1120 window:
- a CDS encoding alpha/beta fold hydrolase, whose protein sequence is MSTNEQLIKIGSLEWFYREENPIGRSDNLPVLLLHGLPSQSYSWSGVMPGLAEKGYRAIAPDWIGFGFSAKPDRRDFAYTPDTFINALAEFIQHLEIERFYLVVQGFLGSVGLQYALRHPDKIERLVILNTPVSTTAKLPWKIQQLGLPFVGDMMTQDPLLVDRTLEGGSRYVIPDKDLDVYRRPYLKSSDAGRSLLYTVRNLQLQQSMAEIESGFQNWTQPTLIAWGMKDPWLPFTQAQQLGSSIQKAEIMKMEEVGHYPQDHWSDKVSDAIQGFLRRQAIK, encoded by the coding sequence GTGTCAACCAATGAGCAATTAATCAAGATCGGTTCCTTGGAATGGTTTTACCGGGAAGAGAATCCGATTGGTAGAAGTGATAACCTGCCAGTTCTGCTGCTGCACGGGTTGCCGTCGCAGAGTTATAGCTGGAGCGGGGTAATGCCCGGATTAGCAGAGAAAGGGTATAGAGCGATCGCGCCTGACTGGATTGGTTTTGGCTTCTCGGCGAAACCCGACCGGCGAGACTTTGCGTATACACCCGATACCTTCATTAACGCGCTAGCAGAATTCATCCAACACCTGGAAATCGAGCGATTCTATCTGGTCGTTCAGGGATTTTTGGGTTCTGTGGGACTCCAGTACGCCCTGCGTCATCCAGACAAAATCGAGCGGTTGGTTATCCTCAATACACCTGTGTCAACGACTGCCAAGCTGCCTTGGAAAATTCAACAACTAGGTCTGCCTTTTGTCGGCGATATGATGACGCAAGACCCGCTCTTGGTGGACAGAACTTTAGAAGGTGGTAGCCGTTACGTCATCCCAGATAAGGACTTAGATGTTTACCGCCGTCCCTACCTCAAAAGTTCGGATGCGGGGCGAAGTCTCCTGTACACAGTACGGAATCTCCAGCTTCAGCAGTCGATGGCAGAAATAGAATCCGGTTTTCAAAACTGGACGCAGCCAACTTTAATTGCCTGGGGGATGAAAGACCCCTGGCTTCCCTTCACTCAAGCGCAACAGCTAGGGAGTTCCATCCAGAAGGCAGAAATCATGAAGATGGAAGAAGTCGGGCATTATCCTCAAGACCATTGGTCGGACAAGGTCAGCGATGCGATTCAAGGGTTTTTGCGTCGTCAGGCAATTAAGTAA